A window of the Calditrichota bacterium genome harbors these coding sequences:
- a CDS encoding serine hydrolase: MKLAARLSVMLPFLILFSSKLYSQDSSAVIAQIRQFEKTVGGRIGVMAKNLDTGEQIGYRASEKFPTASVIKLPVMVEYFFQVKEGKVSPTQEIELSDANKWGGSGLFQFFNGMSQQKLTDAVLLMITISDNTATNMVIDALGRTHAEKLAAVNDRMVALGLKNTRLLNKLMSWETKTNSPESIRYGVGVSTPGDMNLLCEKIFRREIVDSAACDAMIDLMKKQFYNDKIPRFLPKEEAQIRVAHKTGSVTGVSNDVGLILSPRANISLAIFIEEARDRRGG, translated from the coding sequence ATGAAGCTCGCCGCCAGACTTTCTGTCATGCTGCCATTTTTAATTCTTTTTTCAAGTAAATTGTACTCCCAGGATTCATCTGCCGTCATCGCTCAAATTCGCCAGTTCGAAAAAACAGTTGGCGGACGGATTGGCGTCATGGCGAAAAATCTGGACACGGGCGAACAAATCGGCTATCGCGCGTCCGAAAAATTTCCCACTGCGAGTGTGATCAAATTGCCGGTGATGGTGGAGTATTTTTTTCAGGTGAAAGAAGGAAAAGTCTCGCCAACGCAGGAAATCGAACTTTCCGATGCGAATAAATGGGGCGGTTCCGGTTTGTTCCAATTTTTCAATGGCATGTCGCAACAAAAATTGACCGATGCGGTTTTGCTGATGATCACCATCAGCGACAACACGGCAACGAACATGGTCATTGATGCCCTCGGCAGAACTCATGCTGAAAAATTAGCGGCAGTCAACGACCGCATGGTCGCGTTGGGTCTGAAAAACACCCGTTTGCTGAACAAATTGATGTCATGGGAAACGAAAACAAATTCGCCGGAATCCATTCGCTACGGCGTCGGTGTTTCCACGCCGGGAGATATGAATCTGCTCTGCGAGAAAATTTTCAGACGGGAAATTGTTGATTCCGCCGCCTGTGACGCAATGATTGATTTAATGAAAAAGCAATTTTACAATGACAAAATCCCAAGATTTTTACCTAAAGAGGAGGCGCAAATTCGCGTCGCCCACAAAACCGGCAGCGTTACCGGCGTTTCCAATGACGTGGGACTTATTTTGTCACCGCGGGCAAATATTTCTTTGGCCATTTTCATCGAAGAAGCGCGCGATCGCCGGGGCGG